One window of the Novipirellula artificiosorum genome contains the following:
- a CDS encoding glycoside hydrolase family 2 protein, which yields MQRHLIALSEILLVVLGWHAFPALAQDSSPQPQSSPHESVSLDGAWEILFDPDNQGRRQQWHQQAVFMAQEDRREIVVPSCWEEIEKDYEGVGFYARHFTVPKAWEGKTVRVQFDAVNYIAEVYVNDHVVGRHEGGYGPCEFRIDDLLKYDEQNFVSLRVIGPIVAQNKVIDGIGWSDMPHWRGAIAGGIWQSVRLVATGTAFVDDLFLEPRLADDTVTVHATIENAEQVGRETQITVSIRSEEQLQKVIAEQTTTLKLVPGKNEKSWTISIPNTRYWSPDDPHLYVATIRIAACDGVVDVEEARFGMRELTIRNNKFELNGKPIYIKAAFFEGLYPTKLALPDSPEMARREIQLAKECGFNMIRPWRKPPPPMWLDLCDEMGVMVVGGLPIECMRRWPTVTPQLRDRIENEVQSALLRDRNRACIVQWEIFNEIGRQDLERLKHSTSMLARRLDPTRLILDESGGFAGGANIYLPKQFEPEVFNDVHNYPGAPLNDVSYDKFLTLSKTAEEIEAMGLPAGRFSSKTTPGRLTVVSEIGYGSLPDLVDNNQRFAKDGNPLVPPYRYHKELAQSFRDVLSESGLDSIYPNLQQFCLDQQVIHSQGNKRMLEAIRSNSSTGGYAVHALTGGDWVLGAGLIDLFRNPKGSFWGTKEANQPQYLALRVRPRNIYASQGATISVTGINDLAGVAGRLKVDVISEEGTLVFQEEQDVELVAGIAPIFEMQLHTEAMSGSYTAVVKLLDDEGAVVAQNSVSIDVFASKQPVSRNVGVAVFDNNNLLRPFLKESGISFIEFDAKTPKSLPVFVSRAFAGSEKVKKRFAELHQFVSDGGTAVYLETVQRGPQNSFWGGSAPAKEVLPIDLNIQHAMGLWVGVSHIVTDHPVFAGLPTQCMMGQVYENVWSPQTLRATGGQLIVGSVSHGWFQGNSDAQNYLGPSPAWYGMDMGVVSRGRGRYVLSSLRLLENLGTDPVADKILFNLIDWTTGGEPVDRTPTSPRSPSQTPSPTKP from the coding sequence ATGCAACGTCACCTAATTGCCTTGTCGGAAATCTTGTTGGTCGTCCTTGGCTGGCACGCATTTCCAGCTCTCGCCCAAGATTCATCGCCTCAGCCCCAATCGTCGCCACACGAGTCGGTCTCGCTTGACGGTGCATGGGAGATCCTTTTTGATCCCGATAACCAAGGGCGTCGGCAGCAGTGGCATCAGCAGGCGGTGTTCATGGCTCAGGAAGATCGACGCGAGATCGTTGTGCCGAGTTGCTGGGAAGAGATCGAAAAGGACTACGAGGGGGTCGGCTTTTACGCTCGACATTTCACCGTGCCCAAAGCCTGGGAAGGCAAGACCGTACGCGTGCAGTTCGATGCGGTGAACTACATCGCCGAAGTCTACGTGAATGATCACGTCGTCGGTCGGCATGAAGGCGGATATGGTCCCTGCGAATTCCGCATCGATGATCTATTGAAGTATGACGAACAGAATTTTGTCTCGTTGCGAGTGATCGGACCAATCGTTGCACAAAACAAAGTGATTGACGGAATCGGCTGGAGCGACATGCCGCATTGGCGAGGGGCGATTGCAGGAGGCATCTGGCAGTCCGTCCGTTTGGTCGCGACGGGAACCGCTTTTGTAGACGACCTGTTCCTCGAACCACGGCTGGCAGACGATACGGTCACGGTCCATGCCACGATTGAGAATGCGGAGCAGGTTGGTCGCGAGACCCAAATCACGGTGTCCATCCGCTCAGAGGAGCAGCTCCAGAAAGTCATCGCCGAGCAGACGACCACACTCAAGCTTGTGCCAGGCAAGAATGAGAAAAGTTGGACGATTTCGATTCCTAACACCCGATACTGGTCACCCGACGATCCCCATCTGTACGTTGCAACGATTCGCATTGCAGCATGCGATGGGGTGGTTGACGTCGAGGAGGCACGGTTCGGCATGCGTGAGCTGACCATCCGAAACAATAAGTTTGAACTGAACGGCAAGCCGATCTATATCAAGGCGGCGTTCTTCGAGGGTTTGTACCCGACCAAGCTCGCACTGCCGGACAGCCCGGAAATGGCACGGCGAGAGATCCAACTTGCCAAGGAGTGTGGCTTCAATATGATTCGCCCTTGGCGCAAGCCTCCGCCGCCAATGTGGCTCGACCTTTGCGACGAGATGGGGGTGATGGTGGTGGGAGGATTGCCGATTGAGTGCATGCGTCGTTGGCCAACGGTCACACCGCAATTGCGAGATCGAATTGAGAATGAAGTCCAATCCGCCCTGCTTCGCGATCGCAATCGAGCGTGCATTGTTCAGTGGGAGATCTTTAATGAGATTGGGCGCCAAGATTTGGAACGCTTGAAGCACTCGACATCGATGTTAGCTCGTCGTTTGGATCCGACGCGGCTAATTTTGGACGAGTCAGGTGGTTTCGCCGGAGGAGCGAATATCTATTTGCCGAAACAGTTTGAGCCAGAAGTGTTCAACGACGTGCATAACTATCCAGGTGCACCACTGAACGATGTATCGTACGATAAGTTTCTGACGCTCTCGAAAACCGCAGAAGAGATTGAGGCGATGGGGTTACCGGCTGGTCGGTTTAGCAGCAAAACGACGCCAGGACGCTTGACGGTGGTTTCGGAAATCGGCTACGGCAGCTTGCCAGATTTGGTCGACAACAATCAGCGGTTCGCAAAGGATGGTAACCCGCTCGTGCCCCCGTACCGTTACCACAAGGAATTAGCCCAGTCGTTTCGTGACGTGTTATCGGAAAGCGGCTTGGATTCCATCTATCCCAATCTGCAGCAGTTTTGCCTCGATCAGCAGGTGATTCACTCGCAAGGCAACAAACGGATGCTCGAGGCGATACGATCCAACAGCAGCACCGGTGGCTATGCCGTTCATGCCCTGACCGGTGGCGATTGGGTGCTTGGGGCTGGCTTGATTGATCTGTTCCGAAATCCCAAAGGCTCATTTTGGGGGACGAAAGAAGCGAATCAGCCACAATACCTCGCACTCCGCGTGCGACCAAGAAATATCTATGCTTCGCAAGGTGCAACGATTTCTGTGACCGGCATCAACGATCTGGCCGGAGTCGCAGGTCGGCTCAAGGTGGACGTGATATCGGAAGAGGGGACTCTTGTGTTTCAGGAGGAGCAAGACGTGGAGCTTGTCGCCGGGATTGCCCCGATCTTTGAAATGCAGTTGCATACCGAAGCGATGTCGGGTTCGTACACCGCTGTTGTGAAGCTATTGGACGACGAAGGTGCGGTGGTCGCACAAAACTCCGTTTCCATCGATGTGTTCGCTTCGAAGCAACCCGTCTCGCGCAACGTTGGTGTTGCAGTATTCGATAACAACAACTTACTTCGCCCGTTCCTCAAGGAATCAGGGATTTCCTTCATCGAGTTTGACGCCAAGACGCCCAAGTCGCTTCCCGTGTTCGTGTCCAGAGCTTTTGCGGGCAGCGAAAAAGTAAAGAAGCGATTTGCCGAGCTCCATCAATTTGTCTCGGACGGCGGAACGGCCGTCTATTTAGAAACGGTGCAACGTGGCCCACAAAACTCTTTTTGGGGCGGATCGGCGCCGGCGAAAGAAGTGCTCCCCATCGATTTGAATATTCAACATGCCATGGGGCTCTGGGTCGGTGTGTCGCACATCGTAACCGACCATCCCGTCTTCGCCGGTCTACCCACTCAATGCATGATGGGCCAAGTGTACGAGAATGTTTGGTCACCGCAGACGTTGCGGGCAACCGGTGGCCAGTTGATTGTTGGTTCGGTCAGCCATGGCTGGTTTCAAGGCAACAGTGATGCGCAGAACTACCTCGGACCTTCACCCGCTTGGTACGGCATGGACATGGGAGTCGTTTCACGGGGTCGAGGGCGTTACGTCCTCTCATCGCTTCGTCTTCTCGAAAACTTGGGAACCGATCCCGTGGCCGACAAGATCCTGTTTAACTTGATCGATTGGACGACCGGTGGCGAGCCCGTGGATCGCACTCCAACGAGCCCGCGTTCCCCTTCGCAGACGCCATCGCCAACCAAGCCATAA